Below is a window of Desmonostoc muscorum LEGE 12446 DNA.
CCAGTAGCTTTTTCAATTTTGTTAGCAATTTCTTTGGCATCATCTAGTGTTTTAATTTTGGGATTGGGTATGCCTAAATAATTGCCAAAATCATCTGTGAAGTTATCTTCGGGAGTAGGATTGGTATTAATTACAGGGTCACCAATCTTAGGATCGCCAGGGTTAGGGTTACCTGGGTTACCTGGATTGCACTGGAATGAGCAGGGAGGAACATCGGGGACATTAGGCTCATCAGGAACATCAGGAATATCGGGGACATCAGGAACATTAGGCACATTCACGTTAATTGCTACTTGTACAGGTTCTGAGGATGAAACAACATCGCTCGCTCTAAGTGTGAATGCATTGATTAGCCCTGTACTATCAGTTGGTGGTGTGTAATTTAATGTTTCACCTATAGTTAATGTGTCTCCCGCAGCTAAAACCGTATCGCCTCGCCTCAAGGTTCCTGCCTGGATGGCATCAATGACAACGGTAGTATTATCTAGATTGACATCGCTAGTGCTGGCTGTAAATGTGAAGCTCAAGGTTTGATTGACTTGGGCATTGGATGAAAGGGGCGTGTTTGTTGTCAGTGTAGGCGGGGTATTTACGGATGTAATGGTGATGCTGGCTGGCGTGCCAGTGGCATCTCCGCCAGTTGGCAAGACTGGAAAGCTCACAAAACCACCGATGCTTTGACCATTTCCAGTGTTAATTGTTCCACGTGTGCCATTGATACCCGGCCCATCAGGTACAGTAAATGCAACATTGTCTGGGCCACCATCATGTCTAATTGTGACAGTACCTCCGGCAATGCTAGAACTTCCTTCTCCAAAATCCAAAATTCCGCCGGTAGCGATGGTGATACCGGTATCGTTCTCTCCCTCAAAAATTGTCCCTGTTCCTTGAACCAGTCCATTTGTCAGCACTTGCACATCGCCACCAGTGGCTGGCCCAGCAGCCTGGGTTGTTGCCTGTGTGTTGATGGTCGTAAAACGAATTGTGCTGCCAGGGGTACTGTTAGTCTGTAGGGTAACGTCGCCAGCTGTCGCAGTTTCTGTATCAAATCCAGTGGCGATCGCTGAAGCATTAATAGCGTCATTCACCGTAATATTATTTGTAGCGCTTAAGCTGACTGCACCGCCTGTAGCACTTGTATCACCATCCACTCCGGTGGTGCTGGCTGAGGTATTAATACCTCCATTCACAGTGATATTATCTGTGGCAGTTAAGGTGACCGCACCAGCCGTGCCAGTAAATTGGCCACCTCCTTCCTTGACTAGAGACGAGTTTATTGCCCCGGTGGTGATACTACCTGCGGTGGTTGTTACTTGTACATCGCCACCAGTACCTAAGCCACCAGCATCATTGGAAAAAGAATCGATCGCATTAGTGAAGATATTGCCTGCCGCAGTCAAAGTCACCGTCCCAGCTGTGGCATTGCCAACCCCTCCACTATCGCTGGTGTTGATCTGATTCAGAGTAATTCCACCATTGCTGCTTATGACTTGAACATTACCTGCTGAGTAGCCCTGTCCACTGGCAATGATGTTGCCTGCACTAATGTTGCCACTCCCAGACAAGGTTATATCCCCGCTTCTACTGAAATCAGCAGTTGTGTCTAGATTTCCTAGTGATAGGCTGGCTCCAGAAATATTTATTGCTCCTCCAGTTGTGACAATTGTGTTGGTAGGATCGACAAAGTTTACAGAACCGGTTTGTGAGGTCAGGCTAAAGCTACCGCCACTACCCAAGTTTAATGTCGCAACACCAGCGGCGGTAGTGACTCCAGGTGTCGCTCCGGTGATGTCATTGATGGTAATATTGCCTGTGGCTTGTAAGTTGATATTTGCACCTGAAGTGGCGATCGCACCCCATGAAACTGTATTACCCCCAATATCTGCATCGCCAAAAGCAATGTTACCAGCTGTGGCATCAAAAGTACCTGCTCCACCATCGATAATAGTCAATGTGCTGGGGTCTAGCAATAATGTACCAAAGCTGCCATTGGCGGCTGAAGTATCTACCACACCGTTGAAGGTCAAGAAATTTTTGCCCGATACTTCGACAAAACCACCATTGCCAGCATTTGCTCCTCCACGAGCTGAAATGTTACCAAAAAATTGGGTTGTGTCGTTCCCCCAAACAATCACCCGTCCGCCATTTCCATTCAAATTGCTATCGGCATTAATCGTGGAGTTGGAGTTAACATAAGTCTGCTCTGCATTCGGTAAAGTTCCGTTACCTTGGTAATCGCCACCAATTAGTACCGTACCGCCACCATTTGTTCCAGAGGCGTTAATATTGCCATCAATCACCGCCACTTTTGTACCCAAAGCAGTCACTGTCCCGCCTGTTTGACTTGATACATCCACTGTGCCAGAAACAATTGTTGTACCTGGAGTTGCAGGAATTTTGACGTTAGAGCCTGTTAGTTGTACAGTACCATCAGCATTGGCAGTTAACCCGGTGTTAGTGTTACCGACTGTGAGCAATTCTGGTAAAGATGCAATGGGAATTGTCCAGTTATTGGGTTGGTTACTACTAGAGACGAGGGGCTGAATTTCCAGACTCAGCACATTTCCTGGCTGACTGAGACGCACCCAATTTTGACCGGGTACGGATGTGACAGTTATTTGTCCTCCTGGTGCTGAAACTTGCCCGGTGTTTACCACCGTACCACCCAATAAATTCAAATTCTGCCCCGTACCGACTGCCAAATTTCCAGCATTGACGATCGCCCCTGGCTGGCTAGTACTAAAGGCAAATCCATTGGGGTTTCCCACTAAATTAATGTAATCATTAACACCAATACCATTAAACCAACTGCTACCAAA
It encodes the following:
- a CDS encoding CHAT domain-containing protein, which gives rise to MSPLISIVIVNYNREAYLQEAIASVLAQTWQDLELGIWDDGSCDESVAIAKRYAQQDGRVRVIQGHHQGVAAACKAAINETSGSYIGIVDSDDILAPTALAETAAVLNRHPETGFVYTDYLNIDADGKVLGYGDRCDIPYSKEGLLVNFMTFHFRLMRRCIYDQVGGVNASFTGTSYDYDLCLRLSEIAPVRRVKQPLYFYRIHSESISVTKRTEQILWSKKAIAQALWRRGLANKLQIDVELPAGRFILRRKKEAQGQRGWGAEGKEDLSCQKLSLSSIAASLLVIAPLLGGISPTQAQQIVPAADGTNTIVTPNGNRLDITGGTTSGDGANLFHSFQQFGISPEQIANFQASPALQNILGRITGGNPSIINGLIQVSGGSPNLFLMNPAGFIFGANASLNVPGAFTVTTANGIGFGSSWFNGIGVNDYINLVGNPNGFAFSTSQPGAIVNAGNLAVGTGQNLNLLGGTVVNTGQVSAPGGQITVTSVPGQNWVRLSQPGNVLSLEIQPLVSSSNQPNNWTIPIASLPELLTVGNTNTGLTANADGTVQLTGSNVKIPATPGTTIVSGTVDVSSQTGGTVTALGTKVAVIDGNINASGTNGGGTVLIGGDYQGNGTLPNAEQTYVNSNSTINADSNLNGNGGRVIVWGNDTTQFFGNISARGGANAGNGGFVEVSGKNFLTFNGVVDTSAANGSFGTLLLDPSTLTIIDGGAGTFDATAGNIAFGDADIGGNTVSWGAIATSGANINLQATGNITINDITGATPGVTTAAGVATLNLGSGGSFSLTSQTGSVNFVDPTNTIVTTGGAINISGASLSLGNLDTTADFSRSGDITLSGSGNISAGNIIASGQGYSAGNVQVISSNGGITLNQINTSDSGGVGNATAGTVTLTAAGNIFTNAIDSFSNDAGGLGTGGDVQVTTTAGSITTGAINSSLVKEGGGQFTGTAGAVTLTATDNITVNGGINTSASTTGVDGDTSATGGAVSLSATNNITVNDAINASAIATGFDTETATAGDVTLQTNSTPGSTIRFTTINTQATTQAAGPATGGDVQVLTNGLVQGTGTIFEGENDTGITIATGGILDFGEGSSSIAGGTVTIRHDGGPDNVAFTVPDGPGINGTRGTINTGNGQSIGGFVSFPVLPTGGDATGTPASITITSVNTPPTLTTNTPLSSNAQVNQTLSFTFTASTSDVNLDNTTVVIDAIQAGTLRRGDTVLAAGDTLTIGETLNYTPPTDSTGLINAFTLRASDVVSSSEPVQVAINVNVPNVPDVPDIPDVPDEPNVPDVPPCSFQCNPGNPGNPNPGDPKIGDPVINTNPTPEDNFTDDFGNYLGIPNPKIKTLDDAKEIANKIEKATGVKPAFIYLSFVPVEIIPERTKQLNTLAEQDSDQLEVVVVTGKGDPIRKRIPETTRAKVLQVAQEFRDQIVSPQNRRRTGYLRPSQQLYRWIIAPLEADLQTREINNLVFLPDIGLRSTPMAALHDGKQFLVEKYSIGLMPSLSLTNTLYTDIRKSQILALGVSQSTQGQDPLPAVPVEISTLVSKLWQGKLLLDKQATLENLKSVRRQQPFGIIHMATHADFATGGLSNSYIQLWEDKLRLNQLRQLRLNEPQVEMMVLSACRTALGDEESELGFAGLAVLAGVKTSVASLWSVNDSGTAALMTKFYENLKTAPIKAEALRQAQIAMAKGQIYVKDGQIQGLGAVGNLPLPAESIDEADESLMHPYYWAGFTMVGNPW